The genomic region ATTCCTCGTCGACACCGGTGCCATCGACTGCCTCGTGCCGCGCCCCCATCTCGAGGCCATCGGCCTGAGACCGGAAGGACAACGGAAGTACACGCTTGCCGACGCCAGCGAGGTAACCATGGATGTCACCGTCGGCCGGATCGAGTTCATGGACACATTCGTCGGGGCGACGATCCTCTTCGGAGAAGCCGGCAGCGAGCCGCTGCTCGGCGCCACCGCTCTCGAGTCGTTGGGCATCGAAGTGGATCCGCTCAACCAGACTCTCACGAGACACGCGGCGATCAGCCTGAGGGGAAGGCTCATCCTGAACCCATCGGAAACGATCTCGCTCCCTCAGGCCGAGCCCGGTCTCTCGTAGCCCCGACTCTCCATGGATCAGGGGCGCTATGGCTGGGAGGACTCCCTGGTCTTGGAGGAGGCGGACGACCGTGTCGTCCTGAGGGGGAACGAGGACGCCAAACTGTCCTGGGAGAAGACCTATCGTGCGATGGCCTCCGAGCAGGAGGACTGGAGCGACTTCGACGTGACTGCCGCCGACGGATTGGACTGATGGCGGACTTCCCCAAGCGGTAGCCGTCTACTTCGCCGACCTCAATCCCACCGTCGGAAGCGATCCCGCTCCCTCGCACCGAGCCTGGTCACTCGTAGCAACCGGCGGTACCACACCGCCACTCCGGAGGCAGACCACTAGAGCAGACCGCTAGATTGGCTCCGAGACCGGACACGAGAAGGGCGGGAAGATGGCTGCCACTGCGCTGGTAGGCGGAAGGGTGATCGACGGTACGGGAAGGGCGCCGATCGAGGATGCCGTGGTGCTCATCGACGGGGAGCGGATCGATGCCGTGTTCCGCAGGGGCGACATGGAGGTTCCCTCCGGCGCCGAAGTGGTGGACATATCCGGCTCGACGGTGATACCCGGCCTGATCGACTGCCACGTCCACGTGGGGGTGCTGGCCGACAACTCCTTCCTGCAGGTGGAGGACCCGGCCTCCCTCGCCGACCAGTTCATGACCACCCTGCTCGGCCACGGGGTGACGACCGTCCGGGACACCGGCAACTTCAACCCTGACGAGGTTTTCCGCACCTTCAAGGAGGGCCGGGACGGCTGGCCCCGCTTCTTCGGCGCCGGGACGATCCTGGACGGTCCGGCAGATCCTCCCGCGCCGTGGCGCTGGCTGGCCATCATCGACGACGAGGCTTCCGCCCGCGCCGAGACAGCCCGCCTGGCAGAGGCCGGGATGGACTTCATCAAGGTGTACGTGTGGGCCCGCCTGCCGGTGCTGCGGGCGGTGGTCTCCGAAGCCCACCGCCGGGGGGTGCGGGTCGCCGCCCACGTCGGGCATACCGTCACCGTCGAGGAGGCCGTGAAGGTGGGCGTCGACGCCCTCGAGCATGTGCGGGTGGGCCGCGAGTTGGTCCCCGAGAAGCGCCAGGCGGAGCTGGCGGCCCTGCCGGGGCGGATCCTGGATCCGTTGGTCGGCTTCCAGCCGTGGCGTTACATCGACCCCGAGTCGGACCTGGCCGACGGCCTGATCGCGCTTATGGCCGAGCGGGGCACCTTCATCACGCCCACCCTGACCCTCTCCCAGAGCATCCTGGCCGGGAACACGGAGGCGGCAACGTGTCCGGCCGGCCTCGACGAGATGCCGGAGGCGGTCGCCGAGCAGTGGAGCCAGTACGCCTACCCGTTCGACTACAGCGAGACGGACTGGGAGGCGGCCCCGGTGGAGTTGCGGAACCAGATGGCCTTCATCGGCCGGGCCCAGCGCGGCGGCGTGAACGTGACGGCCGGAACCGACCTCACCAACCCCTTCGTGGTGCCCGGCCACAGCATGCACGAGGAGTTGCGCCTGCTGGTGGACGGATGCGGGTTCACCCCCACCGAAGCCATCGTGGCCGGAACCAGCCGGGCCGCCGAGTTGCTGGGCCAGGCCGACGAGCTGGGCACGGTCGAGAAGCGCAAGCTGGCCGACCTGGTGGTGCTCGACGGCAACCCCCTCGACGACATCGGCAACACCCGCCGGATCTCCGCCGTCTACAAGGGAGGCCAGCTAGTCGCTTAGCGCTACCTGATCTTCCGGGCACCCGCCTGAGGCATGCTGGAACCCGTGGTCCGGGGAGTCGTCCAAGGCATCACCGAGTTCCTGCCAGCCTCGTGGTCGATGGTGTACATACCCGGTCGGAGATAGACTGAGGAGATGGAACCTGTTCAGCCGATCAGCCCCGTGACTACACGTCGGAACGGGGTGAAACTGACCCGTGATCAGGCAAGAAGCCTGTTTCTCCACACCGCTATAGCACGGGAATTGAGGTCTCGCGAATCCGAGGGCATCGAGATCGCCCGGCGGAACATCGCCCGGATGCGGTCGGTCAATCCGCATGCCGCACCCCTCCTGGACGAGTGGGAGAGGATTCTCCAGGGGTCGATCGACCAGATCGTGGACAGCATGCTCGATCCCGGCTTCCGCGGTCAGGACCTTCGACAGGTGACCCCCTTCGGCGGGATTCTCACCCCCACCCGACGTGCTGATGTCTACAGGTCGTTCGCAGGAACGGCATGAACCGCGAGGCGTTTGATCACGCCATCCGGGCCTCCGGCGCCATCCTGGGCGAGAACGAACTCTTGGTGATCGGAAGCCAGGCTGTCCACGCGTCGGTCTCTGAAGTCCCGATCGAAGCGGAGCAATCCCTGGAGGCAGACATTGCTGCTCTATACGACCCGCACGAACGGAAAGCCGACTTGATTGATGGTTCCATAGGCGAAGCGTCGATGTTTCACACAACATTCGGTTACTACGTTCAGGGCGTGACCGAGTCCACGGCTGTCCTCCCTCGAGGCTGGCGCGACCGTCTAGTCAGATATGAGACACCGGGTACGAATGGTGTGGTGGCCTGGTGCCTCGAGATTCACGACCTGTGGATATCCAAGGCAGTCGCCTTCCGTCTGAAGGATCGCGAATTCTGTGCCGCTCTGATGTCTGAAGGCTTGGTGGATGCCGGCACACTCGCGCGTCGCCTGGATGCAGTCGAAGGTTTGGAGGCAGAGTTGCGCAGCCAGGTATCCAGACTCATCGAACGGCCACCACTGCCCTACTGACCTACGCGGGAACGATCCTGATCCGGGCGCCCGCCGCCTCTGAGGGGTCGATGTCGAGACCGGCGGGAGACCGGCTGATCCTGACTCCGGCGCGGGCCAGCATCTCGGCGGTGGAGTCCAGGTCGCTCGATGCCAGCACCAAGCTGTAGGGGCCCGGCCCCCGTCGCTCGAGTTCGGTGGCAACGGGTCCCGGTCCGTCGGGCTGGGAGAGCGCCAGCCGGAAGGAACCGAGCCGGTATTGGCGGCTCGACGCTCCCGGCCGCTGATGCCCGCCGTCTCCGGCCCGGAGCCCGAGGGCTCGTTCGTAGAGTCGGGCGGCCTCATCCAGGTCCCCGACCACCAGGTCGATCCCGGCCACACCGGTGACCAGATTGCCATGGTCACCGGGCGGGTCCCAGGCCAGCAGTTCGCCCTCACCGGTGATCCAGTCGATCAGGTAGGGCCATGGCTTGCGCCACGGGGATCCCCCCGGAAGGACCAGCCTCCACTCCAACCGACCACCCTTCGGGTGGATCCGGTCCATCTCGAACGGACCCTCAGCGCCGATACCCAGGCCTCGCAGGCCTTCCACCTCGTCCTCGAGGCCGGTCCCGGCCAGAACGAAACCGACCAGCCCCGAGCCCTGGTCGAGGAACGACAGCAACTCCCTCCCGAACGGCCCCCGGGCCCTCGCTACGGCCGGGTCCTCCACCGTCAGCAGTTCCAGGTAGTCGAGACCGAAGCGGACTATGGCGTTGCGGGTGCCGAGGGAGGGATGGCGGCCCCCCACCGCCACCTCGAAACCGAGCCGTCGGAAGGCGCCCATGGCCGACTCGAGGTCGGGAACGCCGATCACGGCGTGGTCGAAGCGTTCGATCACGGTCCGCTCACCCCACCAGCGCCGGCAGCACCTCTTCGGTGACCCTCCGGAACTGCCCCGCCTCGTCGTGGCCCACCAGCCGCAGGGTGATGCTGGTCGCCCCGGCGTCCGCGAACCCCCGGATCAGATCGATGCACCGCCCGGGATCGCCTATCGCCACCCACCGTTCCAGGAAGGCGCGGTCGTAGTCCACTCCGTAGTAGGCCTTCAGGTAGGAGGCCACCTCCTCCATACCCCGCTCCCGGTCCTCGGCCACGTGGATGTTGTAGTACAGGCAGGCCTCGAAGCCCTCGGAGAGGGGGCGGCCCTCCTCGTCCGCGTACCGCCCGATAGCCGCCAGGTTGGTGGCGAGGGTCTCCGGGGTGTTGGCGGTGGTCATCCAGCCGTCGCCCATCCGGGCCACCCGCCGCAGTGCCCGCTCGGACAGCTTCGGGAAGGCGGGGTTGGGGTTGGCGGTGACCCAGATCGGCAGGGGTTGCTGGACCGGCCTGGGCAGCACCGTCACGTTATCGAACCGGTTGTAGGTCCCCTCGTAGGAGGCCTCCTCCGTCTCGGAGACGAGGCGCAGGATCTCGATCGCCTCCTCCATCCGCCGGCTCCTCGTTCCCGGATCGATGCCGAAGGCGGCGAACTCCTCCGCGAACTTGCCGCCGCCCGCCTCCCGCTGACCCTGGCAGGCCACGAAGATGGACCGGCCACCGGACAGGCAGTCGAAGCTGAGCCACTGGTAGGCGAACAGCAGGGCGTCGCGAAGGGGCATGCTCGCCATGCAACCCACCCCGAGGCCGACCCGCTCGGTGCGCGCCGCCAGGGCCCCGAGCGCCACCATGGCGTCCAGGCGGGGCTTGGCGAAAATCGAATCCCCCACCCACACCGAGTCCCACACCTCGGCCTGATCCGCCTCCACCGCCAGGTCGAGCATCTCGGAGACCGTGGACATCCCGAGCAGCACGCTCCGGTTCGACAGCGTGAGGCCGTACTTGATCCGGGTCATCCGGCCTCTCCTCTCCTGCCTCGTGAAGCCGGAGGGTACTGAAAATGTCCAATCGGCCCGATTGCCGGCAACGAAACCCCAGGTAGAGACATCGCGGGCCAACCACCCTCGTCTTTCAGCACCCTCCTGGTGTCCCCTGTCTTTGGTTCGCCCCGTTCTGTGACCTGTGCCGTAGTGGACGGCGCCGGCTCTGCGCCTGAAACAAGGGGGTTGAACATGTCACATACCCGCCGCATACTGTCCGGCAGTCACAAACACCGCCGATTTCCTG from bacterium harbors:
- a CDS encoding clan AA aspartic protease, with product MGLIRTTAAIRNPAEPDRVWEGTFLVDTGAIDCLVPRPHLEAIGLRPEGQRKYTLADASEVTMDVTVGRIEFMDTFVGATILFGEAGSEPLLGATALESLGIEVDPLNQTLTRHAAISLRGRLILNPSETISLPQAEPGLS
- a CDS encoding amidohydrolase family protein, producing the protein MAATALVGGRVIDGTGRAPIEDAVVLIDGERIDAVFRRGDMEVPSGAEVVDISGSTVIPGLIDCHVHVGVLADNSFLQVEDPASLADQFMTTLLGHGVTTVRDTGNFNPDEVFRTFKEGRDGWPRFFGAGTILDGPADPPAPWRWLAIIDDEASARAETARLAEAGMDFIKVYVWARLPVLRAVVSEAHRRGVRVAAHVGHTVTVEEAVKVGVDALEHVRVGRELVPEKRQAELAALPGRILDPLVGFQPWRYIDPESDLADGLIALMAERGTFITPTLTLSQSILAGNTEAATCPAGLDEMPEAVAEQWSQYAYPFDYSETDWEAAPVELRNQMAFIGRAQRGGVNVTAGTDLTNPFVVPGHSMHEELRLLVDGCGFTPTEAIVAGTSRAAELLGQADELGTVEKRKLADLVVLDGNPLDDIGNTRRISAVYKGGQLVA
- a CDS encoding VOC family protein, which gives rise to MIERFDHAVIGVPDLESAMGAFRRLGFEVAVGGRHPSLGTRNAIVRFGLDYLELLTVEDPAVARARGPFGRELLSFLDQGSGLVGFVLAGTGLEDEVEGLRGLGIGAEGPFEMDRIHPKGGRLEWRLVLPGGSPWRKPWPYLIDWITGEGELLAWDPPGDHGNLVTGVAGIDLVVGDLDEAARLYERALGLRAGDGGHQRPGASSRQYRLGSFRLALSQPDGPGPVATELERRGPGPYSLVLASSDLDSTAEMLARAGVRISRSPAGLDIDPSEAAGARIRIVPA
- a CDS encoding LLM class flavin-dependent oxidoreductase, whose amino-acid sequence is MTRIKYGLTLSNRSVLLGMSTVSEMLDLAVEADQAEVWDSVWVGDSIFAKPRLDAMVALGALAARTERVGLGVGCMASMPLRDALLFAYQWLSFDCLSGGRSIFVACQGQREAGGGKFAEEFAAFGIDPGTRSRRMEEAIEILRLVSETEEASYEGTYNRFDNVTVLPRPVQQPLPIWVTANPNPAFPKLSERALRRVARMGDGWMTTANTPETLATNLAAIGRYADEEGRPLSEGFEACLYYNIHVAEDRERGMEEVASYLKAYYGVDYDRAFLERWVAIGDPGRCIDLIRGFADAGATSITLRLVGHDEAGQFRRVTEEVLPALVG